In Tepidimicrobium xylanilyticum, one DNA window encodes the following:
- a CDS encoding DUF1385 domain-containing protein: MKIKDINRSPKHITTIGGQALIEGILMRGPKELAIAIRKPDGEIILKEEKLNTLGMRYKFFRLPIIRGVVGLVESMTFGIRALMYSAEFFEEDVDEEKNKESFFDRIFKDKKEDVEIAFTMLISFAFAILLFLLIPSLITNSFNRMITKPFILNLIEGFIRIIAFLTYVVLVSKMEDVGRVFEYHGAEHKAIHCYENGEELNVENIKKYPILHSRCGTSFLFMVMIVSILVLSAFGWPNPLQRLLIRIIMLPIIAGISYEINRIIGKSNSRLAYIISYPGLFIQKIATVKEPDEGQIEVAIEALKAVLTDKKEEDLWR; encoded by the coding sequence ATGAAAATAAAAGATATAAATAGATCCCCTAAGCACATAACCACCATTGGTGGGCAGGCTCTTATTGAGGGCATACTAATGCGAGGGCCAAAGGAACTGGCTATTGCTATAAGAAAGCCAGATGGAGAAATAATATTAAAGGAAGAAAAATTAAATACCTTGGGAATGCGATATAAATTTTTTAGACTCCCCATCATCAGAGGTGTAGTGGGATTAGTTGAATCGATGACCTTTGGTATAAGGGCTTTGATGTATTCTGCTGAATTTTTTGAAGAGGATGTAGATGAGGAAAAGAATAAGGAAAGCTTTTTCGATAGAATATTTAAGGACAAGAAAGAGGATGTTGAAATAGCTTTTACTATGTTGATTTCCTTTGCTTTTGCCATTTTACTTTTCCTACTGATTCCAAGCCTTATTACTAATTCTTTTAATAGGATGATAACTAAACCCTTTATATTAAACTTAATTGAGGGATTTATCCGCATTATAGCCTTTCTCACTTATGTAGTATTGGTATCCAAGATGGAAGATGTAGGGAGAGTGTTTGAGTACCACGGTGCAGAACATAAGGCTATCCATTGTTATGAAAATGGCGAGGAATTAAATGTGGAAAATATAAAAAAATATCCAATACTGCACTCAAGGTGCGGAACCAGCTTTCTCTTCATGGTAATGATCGTGAGTATTTTGGTATTATCAGCCTTTGGATGGCCTAATCCCTTACAGAGGCTTTTAATTAGAATAATTATGCTACCTATAATAGCTGGCATATCCTATGAGATCAATAGGATTATTGGCAAGAGTAATTCGAGATTAGCTTATATTATATCCTATCCTGGCCTATTTATTCAGAAGATAGCAACGGTTAAAGAGCCAGATGAAGGGCAAATAGAGGTTGCCATAGAAGCCTTAAAAGCGGTTCTAACAGATAAAAAGGAAGAGGATTTATGGAGATAA
- the rpmE gene encoding 50S ribosomal protein L31: MKKGIHPEYYEATVRCACGNTFKTGSTKEELRVEICSECHPFFTGRQKFTERGGRVEKFKKKYGID; encoded by the coding sequence ATGAAAAAGGGAATACACCCAGAATATTATGAAGCTACAGTAAGATGTGCATGTGGAAATACATTTAAAACTGGATCAACAAAAGAGGAACTAAGAGTAGAAATCTGTTCAGAATGTCATCCATTCTTTACAGGACGTCAAAAATTCACAGAACGTGGTGGTCGTGTAGAAAAATTCAAGAAAAAATATGGTATTGATTAA
- the rho gene encoding transcription termination factor Rho, translating to MDSSILQEKRLEDLRVIAKTLGIKSVTKYRKNELIDLILENTANANQDEMEKEEKEKEEKEEIPQEKTFEEIDINDIDMEELPEKVTEELEHMDIIDGAEGILEIHQDGYGFLRSDNYLSGDNDIYVSPSQIRRFKLKTGDKVFGITRPAKSGEKYKALLYVKSVNGMEPETCLTRPEFDSLTPIYPRERITLETSPTNLSTRIIDLIAPIGKGQRGMIVSPPKAGKTTLLKAIANAISQNHPEIEIIVLLIDERPEEVTDMKRSVKGDVVYFTFDELPSHHTKVAEIVLERAKRLVEHGKDVVILLDSITRLARAYNLTIPPTGRTLSGGLDPGALHKPKRFFGAARNLEEGGSLTILATALVETGSRMDDVIFEEFKGTGNMEIHLDRKLSEKRIFPALDINKSGTRREDLLLTQKELETIWTIRKALGNAPTQEITETLIDNLINTKTNEEFIEEMRNKIWF from the coding sequence TTGGATTCTAGTATATTGCAGGAAAAAAGATTAGAGGATCTCCGGGTTATTGCAAAAACCCTAGGGATTAAAAGCGTTACTAAATACAGAAAAAATGAGCTAATAGACCTAATTTTAGAAAACACAGCTAATGCAAATCAGGATGAAATGGAAAAAGAGGAAAAAGAAAAAGAAGAAAAGGAAGAAATTCCTCAGGAAAAGACCTTTGAGGAAATAGATATTAATGACATCGACATGGAAGAGTTGCCTGAAAAGGTAACGGAAGAACTCGAACATATGGATATTATTGATGGAGCTGAAGGCATATTAGAAATCCATCAAGATGGATATGGATTCTTAAGATCTGATAACTATTTATCGGGAGATAATGATATATATGTATCTCCTTCCCAAATCAGGAGATTCAAACTTAAAACGGGAGATAAGGTTTTTGGTATAACTAGACCTGCAAAATCAGGAGAAAAGTATAAAGCTCTCCTATACGTAAAGAGTGTAAACGGTATGGAACCGGAAACTTGTCTTACTAGACCAGAATTTGATAGTTTAACTCCGATTTATCCAAGGGAAAGGATTACTCTGGAAACAAGTCCAACTAATCTTTCAACAAGAATTATCGATCTAATTGCCCCCATTGGAAAAGGGCAAAGAGGGATGATAGTTTCTCCACCAAAAGCCGGTAAAACCACCCTTTTAAAGGCTATAGCCAATGCTATTTCTCAAAATCACCCAGAAATTGAAATTATCGTTCTTTTAATAGATGAAAGACCTGAAGAGGTCACTGATATGAAAAGATCTGTGAAAGGTGATGTAGTATATTTTACTTTTGACGAACTTCCCAGCCATCATACTAAGGTGGCAGAAATAGTCCTTGAAAGGGCTAAGAGGTTAGTTGAGCATGGGAAGGATGTAGTGATTTTATTGGATAGTATAACTAGGTTAGCAAGAGCCTATAATCTTACTATACCGCCTACTGGTAGGACTTTGTCTGGTGGACTAGACCCTGGAGCTTTACATAAACCTAAAAGATTTTTTGGTGCTGCAAGAAATTTAGAAGAGGGTGGTAGTTTAACTATTTTAGCAACTGCTTTGGTGGAAACGGGAAGCAGAATGGATGATGTCATATTTGAGGAGTTTAAAGGTACAGGTAATATGGAGATTCATCTAGATAGGAAACTTTCTGAAAAGAGGATATTCCCTGCTTTGGATATTAATAAATCTGGAACTAGAAGGGAAGATTTGCTGTTAACCCAAAAGGAATTGGAAACTATTTGGACTATTAGGAAAGCTTTAGGAAATGCACCTACGCAAGAGATAACGGAAACACTGATAGATAACTTGATAAATACCAAAACTAATGAAGAGTTTATAGAAGAGATGAGAAATAAAATCTGGTTTTAG
- the glpX gene encoding class II fructose-bisphosphatase gives MDRNLTLNLVRVTEAAALQSARYLGRGDKIKADEAAVRGMRRMFDTLTIDGVVVIGEGEMDEAPMLYIGEQIGKATKDSIKVDIAVDPLDGTTAVAKGLSNAISAVAIAPRGCLLHAPDMYMEKIAVGPKAAGKVSLDEPVETNLKNLSKALNKDISDITVTILDRPRHKELIERVRKTGARIKLFQDGDVAAAIATCFEDLGVDILMGIGGAPEGVLAACALKCLGGEIQGRLYPIKDEEKERCKKMGLGNVDTLLTMDHLVRGNEIIFAATGVSNGKLLKGVVYYEHNRAKTYSVVMRGETGTIRFIEAIHRLDKKPEYAK, from the coding sequence ATGGATAGAAATTTAACCTTAAATTTAGTTAGGGTAACGGAAGCTGCAGCCCTACAATCCGCTCGTTATCTGGGAAGAGGGGATAAGATAAAGGCTGATGAAGCAGCGGTACGGGGCATGAGGAGAATGTTTGATACATTGACCATCGATGGAGTAGTAGTTATTGGTGAGGGAGAAATGGATGAAGCTCCTATGCTATATATAGGGGAGCAGATTGGAAAGGCAACGAAAGACTCAATAAAAGTCGATATAGCTGTAGATCCCTTAGATGGAACTACTGCTGTTGCAAAGGGATTATCCAATGCCATATCCGCAGTAGCAATTGCACCAAGAGGTTGTTTATTACATGCCCCCGATATGTATATGGAAAAAATAGCTGTAGGTCCAAAAGCGGCAGGAAAGGTAAGTTTAGATGAACCTGTGGAAACCAATTTAAAGAATCTTTCCAAAGCTTTAAATAAGGACATTTCCGATATAACTGTTACCATACTTGATAGACCTAGACATAAGGAGCTAATTGAAAGGGTTAGAAAGACAGGAGCAAGAATTAAACTATTCCAAGATGGAGATGTGGCTGCAGCAATTGCTACCTGCTTTGAGGATTTAGGAGTAGATATATTAATGGGAATTGGAGGAGCTCCAGAAGGGGTGCTTGCAGCCTGTGCTCTAAAATGTTTAGGAGGAGAGATTCAAGGCAGGCTTTATCCTATAAAGGATGAAGAAAAAGAAAGATGCAAAAAAATGGGATTAGGTAATGTAGACACCCTGTTAACTATGGACCATTTGGTAAGGGGAAATGAAATCATTTTTGCAGCTACAGGCGTGTCCAATGGAAAATTGTTAAAAGGGGTTGTTTATTACGAGCACAATAGGGCTAAAACCTATTCTGTAGTTATGAGAGGGGAAACAGGTACTATAAGATTCATCGAAGCTATACATAGGTTGGATAAAAAACCTGAATATGCAAAATAA
- the glpX gene encoding class II fructose-bisphosphatase, which translates to MDRDLALSLVRVTEIAALVSARYMGRGDKTSADQAAVDGMRAAFNLVNTKGQVVIGEGELDEAPMLYIGEIIGKGMDVEADIAVDPLDGTSLVAKGLPNAISVIAMAPKGCLLNAPDTYMKKIAVGPKARGKINIDATIEENLSNVAKALNKDISDLTVIIQDRERHNGIIEEVRRVGARIKLFGEGDVAAAIATAFEDTGVDIMISIGGAPEGVITACALKCMGGDFQGKLYPMSQAERDRCEEFGWTEDKLEQVLTIDDLAKGEDIFFAATGITDGDLLKGVVYYGDKLAKTHSIVMRSRSGTIRFIEARHRLDKNEILKNLLKKHH; encoded by the coding sequence ATGGACAGGGATTTGGCTTTATCTTTAGTGAGAGTAACTGAAATTGCAGCATTAGTTTCTGCTAGGTACATGGGTAGGGGCGATAAAACAAGTGCTGATCAGGCCGCAGTGGATGGTATGAGAGCTGCCTTCAATCTTGTAAATACAAAGGGGCAGGTAGTAATAGGTGAAGGTGAATTAGACGAGGCGCCTATGCTATATATTGGTGAAATAATAGGTAAGGGTATGGATGTAGAAGCGGATATTGCAGTAGACCCATTAGATGGTACTAGTCTTGTGGCAAAGGGTTTACCCAATGCTATTTCAGTAATAGCCATGGCTCCAAAAGGTTGCTTACTTAATGCACCAGATACATATATGAAAAAGATAGCGGTGGGACCGAAGGCTCGAGGGAAAATAAACATCGATGCGACCATTGAAGAGAACTTAAGCAATGTGGCTAAGGCTTTAAATAAGGATATTTCAGATTTAACCGTAATTATTCAGGATAGGGAAAGGCATAATGGGATTATAGAAGAAGTGAGAAGAGTGGGAGCTAGAATAAAGCTATTTGGAGAAGGGGATGTGGCCGCAGCAATTGCTACAGCTTTTGAAGATACTGGGGTAGATATAATGATTAGCATCGGTGGAGCACCAGAGGGAGTAATTACTGCTTGTGCATTGAAATGCATGGGAGGAGATTTTCAAGGGAAACTATATCCCATGAGCCAAGCTGAAAGGGATAGGTGTGAAGAATTTGGCTGGACAGAGGATAAGTTGGAGCAGGTTCTAACAATAGACGACTTAGCTAAAGGAGAAGATATATTTTTTGCAGCTACAGGCATTACCGATGGAGACCTTTTAAAAGGTGTAGTATACTATGGAGATAAATTAGCTAAAACCCATTCTATAGTCATGAGGTCTAGAAGTGGGACTATAAGGTTTATAGAAGCTCGCCATAGACTGGATAAGAACGAGATATTGAAAAATCTATTAAAAAAGCATCATTAA
- the fsa gene encoding fructose-6-phosphate aldolase — MKLFIDTANIDEIKEVNEWGVISGVTTNPSLIAKEGRDFKQVIEEIANILDGPISAEVISLEKEGMLEEARELAKIHPNIVIKIPMTKEGLKAVKILTQEGIKTNVTLVFSANQALLAAKAGATFVSPFLGRLDDIGNNGMNIIEDIVQIFDIHGIDTEVIAASIRNPIHVIEAAKAGAHIATIPYKVFMQMVSHPLTDIGIEKFLKDWEQVSN, encoded by the coding sequence TTGAAATTATTTATTGACACTGCTAATATAGATGAAATTAAAGAAGTCAATGAGTGGGGAGTTATATCAGGAGTTACTACTAACCCATCTCTAATTGCAAAAGAAGGTAGGGATTTTAAACAGGTTATAGAGGAAATTGCTAATATATTAGATGGTCCTATTAGCGCAGAAGTCATTTCCTTGGAAAAGGAAGGGATGTTAGAAGAAGCAAGGGAACTGGCAAAAATTCATCCGAATATCGTTATTAAAATCCCTATGACTAAAGAAGGACTAAAGGCAGTAAAGATTTTAACACAAGAAGGTATAAAGACCAATGTAACCTTGGTGTTTTCTGCTAATCAAGCTTTGTTAGCTGCAAAAGCAGGAGCTACTTTTGTAAGTCCTTTTTTGGGCAGATTAGACGATATAGGCAATAATGGGATGAATATAATAGAAGATATAGTTCAAATATTCGATATCCATGGCATAGATACTGAGGTTATTGCGGCCAGCATTAGAAATCCTATACATGTAATAGAAGCAGCAAAAGCTGGTGCCCATATAGCAACCATACCCTATAAGGTATTTATGCAGATGGTAAGTCATCCATTAACGGATATTGGAATTGAAAAGTTTTTAAAGGACTGGGAGCAGGTAAGCAATTGA
- a CDS encoding class II fructose-1,6-bisphosphate aldolase, translating to MLVTGIEILRHAHENNYAVGAFNVNNMEIVQAIIEAAEETNSPVILQASQGGLKYAGVEYIAALGKLAAHKAKVPVALHLDHGTNFQQIMLCIRHGFSSVMIDGSKYGLEENIAITKKVIEVAHAVGVSVEAELGKIGGTEDDIVVDEREATFTDPKEAKIFVDETNVDYLAVAVGTAHGVYKGEPELDFDRIKTIKEMVNIPLVLHGSSGVPDESIKRAVSLGINKINIDTDLRIAFATAIKDFLADNPDNIDPRKILGPAKKAMKEVIKKKMELFGSVGRA from the coding sequence ATGTTAGTAACAGGTATAGAAATTCTACGACATGCACATGAAAACAACTATGCAGTAGGGGCTTTTAATGTAAACAATATGGAAATTGTTCAAGCCATAATCGAGGCAGCTGAAGAAACTAACTCTCCTGTAATCCTTCAAGCAAGTCAAGGAGGATTAAAATATGCAGGAGTTGAGTATATTGCTGCTTTAGGTAAATTGGCAGCCCATAAAGCTAAGGTTCCTGTAGCATTGCATTTAGACCATGGTACAAATTTTCAACAAATTATGTTATGTATAAGACATGGCTTTTCTTCTGTTATGATAGATGGTTCTAAGTATGGATTGGAAGAGAATATAGCCATTACTAAAAAGGTAATTGAGGTTGCTCATGCAGTAGGAGTTTCTGTGGAAGCAGAATTGGGTAAAATTGGTGGAACAGAAGACGATATAGTGGTAGACGAAAGGGAAGCAACTTTCACAGATCCAAAGGAAGCAAAAATATTTGTAGATGAAACAAATGTGGATTATTTAGCCGTAGCTGTTGGAACTGCTCATGGAGTATATAAAGGTGAACCAGAATTGGATTTTGATAGGATTAAGACTATAAAGGAAATGGTAAATATTCCTCTAGTATTGCATGGTTCTAGTGGCGTACCTGATGAATCAATAAAAAGAGCTGTATCTCTTGGAATAAATAAGATAAATATTGATACGGATTTAAGAATAGCCTTTGCAACAGCTATTAAGGATTTCTTAGCAGATAATCCTGATAACATCGACCCAAGGAAGATATTGGGACCAGCTAAAAAGGCTATGAAAGAAGTTATAAAGAAGAAGATGGAGCTATTCGGATCTGTTGGAAGGGCTTAA
- the kce gene encoding 3-keto-5-aminohexanoate cleavage enzyme, translating into MEKLIITAAICGAEVTKKHNPNVPYTVEEIGREAEAAYNAGASIIHLHVRYDDGTPTQDKERFRVCIEEIKRRCPDVIIQPSTGGAVGMSNDERLQPIELLPEMATLDCGTLNFGGDEIFVNTENTIKYFGEKMIEKGIKPEIEVFDKGMVDYAIRFAREGYILEPMHFDFVLGVQMAATARDLAFLVDSIPPGSTWTVAGIGRYEMPMAAMGIAMGGHVRVGFEDNVYLEKGVLAKSNGELVEKVVRIARELGREIATPDEARRILGIKKR; encoded by the coding sequence ATGGAAAAATTGATTATTACTGCTGCTATCTGTGGAGCGGAAGTTACAAAGAAGCATAATCCAAATGTACCTTATACAGTAGAAGAAATAGGAAGAGAGGCAGAAGCAGCTTATAACGCTGGAGCTAGTATTATTCATCTGCATGTAAGGTATGATGATGGTACTCCTACTCAAGACAAGGAAAGATTTAGGGTGTGCATAGAAGAAATAAAGAGAAGATGTCCCGATGTTATTATCCAGCCTTCAACAGGGGGAGCAGTAGGTATGTCCAATGATGAGAGGCTACAACCAATAGAACTCCTCCCAGAGATGGCTACTTTAGATTGTGGAACTCTAAACTTTGGAGGCGATGAAATATTTGTTAATACGGAAAATACTATAAAGTACTTCGGTGAAAAAATGATAGAAAAAGGGATTAAACCTGAGATAGAGGTATTCGATAAAGGAATGGTAGATTATGCAATTAGATTTGCTAGAGAAGGGTACATTTTAGAGCCCATGCATTTTGATTTTGTACTAGGAGTACAGATGGCTGCAACAGCTAGGGATTTAGCTTTTTTAGTGGATAGCATACCACCAGGATCGACTTGGACTGTAGCTGGAATAGGAAGATATGAAATGCCAATGGCTGCAATGGGTATTGCAATGGGAGGACATGTTAGAGTGGGCTTTGAAGATAATGTTTATCTGGAAAAGGGAGTTTTGGCTAAATCTAATGGTGAATTGGTAGAAAAGGTTGTAAGAATTGCTAGGGAGTTGGGAAGGGAGATAGCCACTCCTGATGAAGCTAGAAGAATATTAGGGATAAAGAAGAGATAA
- the kal gene encoding 3-aminobutyryl-CoA ammonia lyase, with protein sequence MEKAMIRVRMSAGDAHYGGNLVDGAKMLQLFGDVATELLIRHDGDEGLFVAYESVEFLAPVYAGDFIEAEGEIIKVGNTSRKMKFEARKVIIPRPDINESACDVLDEPIVVCRAVGTCVVPKEKMRK encoded by the coding sequence ATGGAGAAGGCTATGATTAGGGTTAGAATGAGTGCAGGGGATGCCCATTATGGAGGAAATTTAGTAGATGGAGCTAAAATGCTCCAATTATTTGGCGATGTAGCTACAGAATTGCTTATCAGGCATGACGGAGATGAAGGCTTATTCGTAGCCTATGAGAGTGTGGAATTCTTAGCTCCCGTTTATGCTGGAGATTTCATAGAAGCTGAAGGGGAGATTATAAAAGTAGGCAATACTTCAAGGAAGATGAAATTTGAAGCAAGAAAGGTAATAATCCCAAGACCAGATATAAATGAATCTGCTTGTGATGTTTTAGATGAGCCTATAGTCGTATGTAGAGCAGTGGGAACTTGTGTAGTTCCAAAGGAAAAGATGAGGAAATAA
- a CDS encoding MalY/PatB family protein — protein MHDFDRIVERRNTNSVKWDGLDQLYGREDLLPLWVADMDFPVAPAITEALKKRLEHGVYGYSLISNRYYEAVIKWMEKRHNWSIQKEWIVFTPGVVPALSYAVKAFTKPGDKVILQSPVYHPFYSSITDNGRHVVTNPLIYRDGKYYMDYEDLEKKIDSKTRLLFLCSPHNPVGRVWKEEELRKLGEICIKNDIIVVSDEIHFDIVFKGHKHTVFANVSEEIKENSIICTAPSKTFNIAGLQVSNIIIPNRRLRERFIIELEKDHILSPNIFGQEALIAAYEQSEDWLEQLIDYIEGNKDYFMDFVKENLPQLDVIDSEGTFLLWVDCSRLNMDSEELKDFFINKCRLALNQGDMFGEEGKLFYRFNIGCPRKIMEEALMRIKEGVESL, from the coding sequence ATGCACGATTTTGACCGAATAGTTGAGAGAAGAAATACCAATTCCGTTAAATGGGATGGTTTAGACCAGCTTTATGGAAGGGAAGATCTACTTCCACTTTGGGTGGCAGATATGGATTTTCCAGTAGCACCAGCTATTACAGAGGCTTTAAAAAAACGGTTAGAACATGGGGTTTATGGCTATAGCCTAATCTCTAACAGGTATTATGAAGCTGTAATTAAATGGATGGAAAAAAGACATAATTGGTCTATACAGAAGGAATGGATAGTCTTTACTCCAGGTGTGGTTCCTGCTTTGAGTTATGCGGTTAAGGCCTTTACAAAACCTGGAGATAAAGTAATATTACAAAGCCCTGTTTATCATCCCTTCTATAGCTCTATTACAGATAATGGACGTCATGTAGTTACCAATCCTTTAATCTATAGGGATGGAAAATACTATATGGATTATGAAGATTTGGAGAAGAAAATAGATTCTAAAACTAGACTATTATTCCTATGTAGCCCCCATAATCCAGTAGGTAGGGTTTGGAAAGAAGAAGAGCTGAGAAAGCTTGGGGAAATCTGTATAAAAAATGATATTATTGTAGTTTCCGATGAGATCCATTTTGACATAGTATTTAAAGGCCATAAGCATACGGTATTTGCCAATGTTTCCGAGGAAATAAAGGAGAACTCCATCATATGTACTGCTCCAAGCAAAACCTTTAATATAGCTGGTTTACAGGTATCGAATATAATTATTCCAAATAGAAGATTAAGGGAAAGATTTATAATTGAATTGGAAAAGGACCATATATTAAGTCCTAATATATTTGGGCAAGAAGCTTTAATTGCAGCTTATGAACAATCGGAAGATTGGTTGGAGCAATTGATCGACTACATAGAGGGAAACAAGGATTATTTTATGGATTTTGTAAAAGAGAACCTTCCCCAGTTAGATGTAATAGACTCAGAAGGCACATTTTTGCTTTGGGTTGACTGTTCACGCCTTAATATGGACTCTGAGGAATTAAAGGATTTCTTCATAAATAAATGCAGATTGGCTTTAAACCAAGGAGACATGTTTGGGGAAGAAGGCAAGCTATTTTATAGGTTTAATATAGGTTGTCCTAGAAAAATAATGGAAGAAGCTCTTATGAGAATAAAAGAGGGTGTTGAGTCCTTATAG
- a CDS encoding sodium-dependent transporter, which translates to MQEPKASHRDQFVSKIGFILAATGSAVGLGNIWRFPFLAGKNGGGVFVLFYLVCVVVLGFGLMLAEFIIGRHTQLSSVDAFKELDKRFTFVGVMGVLAAFIIMGYYPVVGGWSVAYVFKIILGEFSTDAVIMGEIFDSLTKGVGSPIFWTAVYMIVNIVIVAKGISTGIENASKVMLPMLFGLLIILVIRSLTLPNAMEGLKYLFVPDFSKISGEVMMAALGQAFFSLSLGMGCMITYASYLGKNENLVENATVVPILDTLVALLAGVVIIPATVSFGFDLGSGPGLVFVTVPAIFATMGPVIGRIFGIIFFSMVTLAALTSSISLLEVVVSYLIDNRNWDRKRAVVITSIILFAICIASSLSMGIWSKYTVKGMNIFSLLDWIANNVLLPLGGIFITLFVGWFWDRDKVKTEVTNNGTVKFSLFNAWIFLCRFVIPIIIALVLLSGIGII; encoded by the coding sequence ATGCAAGAACCTAAAGCTTCACACAGGGATCAATTTGTTTCAAAGATTGGCTTTATACTAGCTGCTACTGGATCTGCTGTAGGTTTGGGTAATATCTGGAGATTTCCATTTTTAGCAGGTAAAAATGGTGGAGGAGTCTTCGTGCTATTCTATTTAGTTTGTGTAGTAGTGTTAGGTTTTGGACTTATGCTTGCTGAGTTTATAATTGGTAGACATACTCAATTATCATCAGTAGACGCCTTCAAAGAATTGGATAAAAGATTTACCTTCGTTGGAGTAATGGGAGTACTAGCTGCTTTTATAATCATGGGATATTATCCTGTGGTAGGTGGATGGTCGGTAGCTTATGTGTTTAAAATAATATTAGGCGAGTTTTCCACCGATGCAGTAATAATGGGAGAGATATTCGATTCATTAACAAAGGGTGTTGGTTCTCCAATATTCTGGACTGCGGTTTATATGATTGTCAACATCGTGATTGTTGCAAAGGGAATAAGTACAGGTATTGAAAATGCTTCAAAAGTTATGTTGCCTATGCTTTTCGGACTATTAATTATACTGGTTATTCGTTCCTTAACATTACCTAATGCCATGGAAGGCTTAAAATATCTGTTTGTCCCTGATTTTTCTAAGATATCGGGAGAGGTAATGATGGCAGCATTAGGGCAAGCCTTTTTCTCCTTAAGCTTAGGTATGGGCTGTATGATTACGTACGCCAGCTATTTGGGTAAGAATGAAAATTTAGTTGAAAATGCAACTGTAGTGCCTATATTAGATACTTTGGTAGCATTATTAGCTGGAGTTGTTATAATCCCTGCTACCGTATCCTTCGGATTTGATTTAGGCTCAGGACCTGGGCTTGTGTTTGTAACCGTTCCTGCAATTTTTGCTACTATGGGGCCTGTAATTGGAAGGATATTTGGAATTATATTCTTTTCAATGGTTACACTGGCTGCTTTAACTTCTTCTATTTCTTTATTGGAAGTTGTGGTGTCTTATCTAATAGATAATAGGAACTGGGACAGGAAAAGAGCTGTTGTAATTACCAGCATAATATTGTTTGCAATTTGTATTGCATCTTCCCTATCCATGGGAATATGGTCAAAATATACCGTTAAAGGCATGAACATATTCAGTTTATTAGATTGGATTGCCAATAATGTATTGTTGCCGCTAGGTGGTATATTCATCACCTTATTTGTAGGTTGGTTCTGGGATAGGGATAAGGTGAAAACAGAGGTTACCAATAATGGTACAGTTAAATTTTCACTATTCAATGCGTGGATATTCTTGTGTAGATTTGTAATTCCTATAATCATAGCCTTAGTATTGCTTTCGGGAATTGGAATAATATAG
- a CDS encoding ABC transporter ATP-binding protein produces MEDLIVLKNLIKIYKMGEEKIYALRGIDLTIKKEEFVCLLGTSGSGKSTLLNMMAGLEKPTKGEIIIGKHHIEKMNEKELAKFRQLNIGFVFQSYNLIPTLSALENVSLGLTFRGVPKKLRDKMAKDMLEAVGLGNRLNHKPSEMSGGQQQRVSIARAFVGKPKIVFADEPTGNLDTKTTIEVMDLMTNMAKENKQTLIIVTHDVEIAPYGHRVIHLRDGRIEKIIENQLKGDQVKCEN; encoded by the coding sequence TTGGAGGATTTAATTGTACTAAAAAACCTTATAAAAATCTACAAAATGGGTGAAGAAAAAATTTATGCTTTAAGGGGTATAGATTTGACAATAAAAAAGGAAGAGTTTGTATGTTTATTGGGAACTTCTGGCTCCGGTAAAAGCACCCTATTAAATATGATGGCAGGATTGGAAAAGCCTACTAAAGGAGAGATAATAATAGGAAAGCACCATATCGAAAAGATGAATGAGAAGGAATTAGCTAAGTTTAGGCAATTAAATATTGGCTTCGTATTCCAGTCCTATAATTTAATTCCTACTCTATCAGCTTTAGAAAATGTAAGCCTAGGCCTTACTTTCAGAGGAGTTCCAAAAAAACTTAGGGATAAGATGGCAAAGGATATGCTTGAGGCTGTAGGATTAGGTAATAGATTAAATCACAAACCGTCAGAGATGAGTGGAGGCCAACAGCAAAGGGTTAGTATTGCTAGGGCCTTTGTAGGAAAACCTAAGATTGTATTTGCCGATGAACCTACAGGCAACTTAGATACTAAAACCACCATAGAGGTAATGGATTTAATGACTAATATGGCAAAGGAAAATAAGCAAACCTTAATAATAGTTACCCATGATGTAGAAATTGCACCATATGGTCATCGAGTAATCCATTTAAGGGATGGCAGAATTGAAAAAATAATTGAAAATCAACTAAAGGGGGATCAAGTCAAATGCGAAAATTAA